In Pseudoalteromonas nigrifaciens, the sequence GACATTGCTAAGGCTTGTGAAAGTAAAGGCCCAGAAAGCCAATTGCTAGCAAATGCTATTTACCCAAAAATAACAGATACCACCGACATTGCGCTAGATTTTAACGATAAATACGCTGAAGTTGATAAAGAAGATTTACTAGTAGGCTTTGACAATGACTTATCTGTTCTTGGTGAAGCACTTGAAGCGCGCTTTGCGCTAGAAGATGAGCTTATTGATAACTTATTTGCTAATCATACGGATTAACAAGCGCACCGTTATTTATACGCATTAAAAAAGGGACTTAAAGTCCCTTTTTGTATATGTAGGCTAAATTATTTTTAGCTTATCTCTTATTTACTCTGCTGCTGCAGCATCTGCATCGCTTTGAATTTCTAATAATTCCACTTCAAATACAAGTGTTGAATTAGCAGGAATTTTACCTAAATCACGGTCGCCATAAGCTAGCTCAGAAGGAATTGTAAATTTATATTTAGAACCAACAGGCATAAGTTGTAAACCTTCAGTCCAACCAGTAATTACACGGTTAAGAGGGAAAGTTGTTGGCTCGTTACGTGAATATGAGCTATCAAATTCAGTGCCATCTAAAAGTGTGCCTTTATAATGTACTTTAACTACATCAGTTGCAGCTGGTTTTTCGCCATCACCTTGAGTAATCACTTCGTACTGTAAGCCAGACTCAGTAACAGTAACGCCTTCTTTTTTAGCGTTATCAGCTAGGTATTTTACACCCGCTTCTTTGCTTTTTTCAGACTCTACTTTTGCTTGTGCTTCTTGCTTAGTACGCACTGATGTATCTAACTCAGTTAATACTTCGCGAATTTTTTCTTCGTCAATTTTTGCATTACCAGCAAGTGCATCTTCAAAACCACGAATTAACAGCGCTTGGTCTAGTTCAATACCAATTTCTTTTTTATCGGCTAAGTCTTTATTTAAAAAGTTACCTACCGATGCGCCAATACCGTATGCTTGTTGCTGCGCTACAGTGTCTAGTTTAACTTCAGCTTGCTCTTTTTTTGCTTCTTGATTACATGCTGTAAGCGCTAAAACTGACGCTGCAATCAATGACA encodes:
- a CDS encoding Rsd/AlgQ family anti-sigma factor — encoded protein: MLTRVENAQQKWGGSHTVIDKWLNERQRLIVLYCKLAGFSPSDKKDHALPEPQQIETFCQILMDYLSAGHFEIYDDIAKACESKGPESQLLANAIYPKITDTTDIALDFNDKYAEVDKEDLLVGFDNDLSVLGEALEARFALEDELIDNLFANHTD
- the fkpA gene encoding FKBP-type peptidyl-prolyl cis-trans isomerase → MKKTIKLSLIAASVLALTACNQEAKKEQAEVKLDTVAQQQAYGIGASVGNFLNKDLADKKEIGIELDQALLIRGFEDALAGNAKIDEEKIREVLTELDTSVRTKQEAQAKVESEKSKEAGVKYLADNAKKEGVTVTESGLQYEVITQGDGEKPAATDVVKVHYKGTLLDGTEFDSSYSRNEPTTFPLNRVITGWTEGLQLMPVGSKYKFTIPSELAYGDRDLGKIPANSTLVFEVELLEIQSDADAAAAE